The following is a genomic window from Tautonia marina.
TTCCTGATCGCCCTGGTCAGGGCGGGGCTCTTTCTCGGCAATGCCTGGTTCACCGTGGGCAATCCGCTCGACGTGTACCACCTCGAAGCCCAGATGGTTCACCTGGCCTGGCGTGTCCAGCACGACCGGGTCATGTATCCCGAGTGGCACAACGACCCTCACGTCATGAACGTGTTCGGACCGCTTTACTTCTTGCTGGTCGGCGGAATCGGCCGATTGCTCGACAGCGACCTGGACGGCTTGTATCGAATCGGCAGGCTCATCAGCCTCGGCTCGGCCCTGCTGGCGAGCCTGATCGTCGGGGTAGCCTCGGGAAGCCGGGGCGGCAAAGGGGCCGGCATCTTCGCCGGTTTACTCACGCTCGGCGCGGCCCCTCTGTACGGATTCGGCGTCATGGTGCGAGCGGATCTGATGGCTGATACGCTCGGCATTGCCGGGTTTCTGCTGGCAGTCGGTCGAGCGTCGCGGTGGCGGTACGCGCTGGGGGCCTTTTTGCTGGTCGCGGCCATCTTCACCAAGCAGACGATGGGGCTGTACCTGATTGCCGCCGTCCTGGCGGCGATGGGAACTGGTCGGATGCGTTGGGGGTTGACCCTGGCAGCCACTGCGGGAGCCGTCACCCTGGCGATCATTGCGGCGGTCACGCTGACGGTCGAGCCCCTGTTCGCCCGCGAGCTGTTCGGCGCGGCCGAGACGCCGATTTTGCTCACCGACTGGCAACGGACCCTCTCCCGACTCTGGCAGCTCGGGCCGGAATTACCGATCCTCGCTCTGGTCGGGGTGGTTTTGTGGACCGTCCCTCGTGGGTTGCCGGAACGATCGCTGGCAGTGCTGGCCGGGGTGGTGCTGACCGGGGCGATCGTTCTGGCAATGAAAAGCGGCTCGGATCTGAATTATTTTCTTGGTCTGCGTCTCGTCGCGGCGATGGCGGGCGGGGCGGTCTGGGGATGGGCCGTGTCGTTGGTCCGGAACCCAGGGCCGATTCGACCGGGGACCGCCGTTCTGTCGATCGTCGGACTGGTCGGCCTGGGGGCAAGCCTGCTTCCGAGTCTCGACCACTCGTACGCCCAGTACCAATCGGCCCAGTCGATCCACGGGTATTTTTCAACCGTCGGTCGCCCCGTGCTGGCACAGTTCCGACAGATTTTCGAACTGGCCGAGGACCCGGACATCCGTTTGCTGACCGAAAGCGGCATGGTGGCCGCTCATCAAGGCGATCGCGCCGCGTTCGTCGATCCGTGGCTCTTTCGCATCCTCGTCGAGACGGGCAAGATCGAGCCAGCCGCGATCCGAGAACGGCTCGAATCGCGTGAATACAATTACATTATCACGACCAAGGATCTGTATGACGAGACCGACCCGTACGACACCTACGGGTTTGGCCTTCCTCCCGAGCTGGCCGAGGCTGCCCGGCGGAATTACACCTTCGCCGGTGTTTCGGCCGGGCTCTTTCTTTATGTGCCCAGGCGATCCGGCGAACCGTCGGAGCGTGAGTGATCCTCGCCATTCAGATCGAGAATCACTCATCCCTCCCCTGCCCTGGCTTTTCTCAACTCAGATGGACACGGGCTTGCCGAGCTTCCGGCGGACCGCGACGAACTGCCCGGCGTGCATCAACGGGTGCGCGCCGACCATGTTCATGAGGGCGCCGACGGTCGGGGCAAACGGGGGAAATTTCTCGGCGTCGGTGCGGTCGAGATCGGCATCCGAGAAGCTGTCGAGCAAGGCCAAGGTCGCCTGACGCTGGGCTCCCCAGAGTTCTTGATATTTGGCGACCGAGTAGAATTTCGCCGGGTCGTCTTCGGTGAACTTGTCGCGGCCGTGACCTTCGAGAAAGTCGGCGGGCAGGGCCGGGCTAGTGCCGGGCTTGATCAGCTCGACAAAGTGCCGCTCGGAACCGATCAGGTGGCCAATCTGCCAGGCCATGTGGTTCATTCCCTCAACCGGCCGAACCAGCAGGTCGGCATCGCTGAGATCCTTGAGATAGCTGTCAACAATCATCGCGCTCATGTCGATGGTATTGCGAATCGCGTCCTTGGCGTTCATCGAGGGCAGGTGCTCCGAAAGGGTTGGAGGAAGTTGGGGTCGAGGCGTTTCGCCCCTTACTGCTCGGTGTCGGAATCAAGCACGAAGTCGGCGATGAAGAGCTGGCTGGTGTTGTCGGCGGTGCGGCCCTTGGAGGTCCACATCAGCTTCGTGCCGTCGGGGCTGAAGACGGGGAGGCCGTCGAAGCCGGGGGCAAAGGTGATGCGCTGCTCGTCGCCGGTTTCGAGATCCATCAAATAGATCTCATAATTGAAGTGGCCGTGCTTGCTCGTCGAGTAGGCGATGAAGCGGCCGTTCGGGTGGAAGTACGGGCCCCAGTTGACGTGCTCGTTGTCGGTCAGTTGCCGCTCGTTCTGGCCGTCGACGGTGTTGATGAACAGTTGAAGCAGGTCGTTCTCCGCACGATCGCTGCGGTAGATCAGGTACTTGCCGCACGGCGAGAAGAAGGGGCCGCCGTCGTAGCCGGGGGCGTCCGTGATCTGTCGGACGTTCGAGCCGTCGGCGTCCATCACGTAGATGTCGGCGTCGCCGTCACGGAAGCTGGTGAAAACGATCTGCGAGCCGTCGGGCGAGTAGCTCCCTTCGGCGTCGTAGCCTGGGGCGTCGGTCAGGCGGACAAGGTTCGAGCCGTCCGGCTCGGCGCGGAAGATGTCCATGTGGGGGTCGAAGTCCCAGGCATAGCGTTCCGATCGGCTGTAGGCCGGGGCGGCCTCGCGTTCCCCTTCGGCCGAGCCGTCGGCCAGGGCCGGGTCGAGGTGGGAGGAGGCAAAGAGGATCGACTGACCGTCTGGGTGGAAATAGGCACAGGTGCATTTCCCCTTGCCCGTGCTGACCAGCTTCGGCGTTGCGCCGGGGGTCAGGGGGACGGTGTAGATCTGGTAGGCGTCCCAGTCGGGCGGCGGGGGCTGAAGGGTCGAGGGCTCCGGATACTCGGCGGCCTGGAAGATGATGGCGTTGCCATCGGGGCTATAGTAGCCTTCGCCGGCCTTGGCGAAGCCGTAGGTCACCTGGCGGATGTTCTTCAGGTGGCGTGACTCGTTGGCGGCGACCTGCTCGGGGGTCATCTCCTCGGCCCCCGGAGGACCGCCGGGGCCGCCGTACGAGCGGCCCGAGGAGGACGAAGGGCGCTGCTCTTGCGGCGTCGGATCGAGGGCGAAGATCGGGGCCAGGAGGGCCGCGGTCAGGGCGATCGGGAGCGTCATCGATGAGGGCCTCCGGGGTGATTCGGTGCCGGAGGGTCCCTTTTCGACCCCCCGCCTCGCGACTAGTATAGGGGCTGTGACCCGCCTTCGCCAATCCGCCCGCCGCTTCGCTGTCTTGCCGCGTTCTCGGGCCGCCGCATCGGAGCAAGTGAATTCGTGCCCAAGATTTACACGAAAACCGGAGATGATGGTACCACCGGCCTGCTCGGTCCCGGCCGAGTCGGCAAGGACGACCTTCGGATCGAGGCGTACGGCACCGTCGACGAGCTGAACGCCATCCTTGGCGTCGCCCGATCAACCACCGCCATCAGCCTGGATCTCGACCGCAAGCTTTCCCAGATTCAGGAAGAGCTGTTCACCGTCGGTGCCGCCCTGGCCGACCCCGCCCCCGAAGGTCCGTTCCACAACAGCGTCCCGCGAGCCTTCACGCAGCGCATCGAGCACGAGATCGATCACGTCGAGTCGAGTTTGCCAACGTTGCAGCACTTCATTCTTCCGGGTGGCTCCCCCACGGCCTCGCAATTGCATCTGGCCCGTACCATCTGCCGGAGAGCCGAGCGCGTGACCGTTGCCCTGAGCCATGCCGAGGGGCAGCACGTCCCGTCGAACCTCGTGATCTATTTGAACCGCCTGAGCGACTATCTGTTCGTCCTCGCCCGATCGGCCAATGCCGAGGCCGGTGTGGCCGACGTCCCCTGGAGAGGTCTGTGAAGCTTGCCGGAGCCTCGATCCTGATCACCGGAGGCCGCCGCGTCGGTGCCTCGCTCGCCCGGTTGCTCGCCGACCGTGGCGCGAAGCTGGCCATGACCTTCCGGACCAGCCGCGACACCATCGAGCAAACCCTCGACGACTGCCGAGCCCGAGGAGCGGCCGACACCCTCGCCATCGCGGCCGACCTGGCCGATCCCGACCAGGCCGAGCGTGCCGTCCGCCTGGTCGTCGAGCGGTTCGGACGGATCGACGCGCTGGTCAACATGGCCAGCATCTACGAACGGACCCCATTTGCGGACCTGACGCCCGAGCATTACGACCGGATGATCGCCGCGAACCTCAGCGCGCCGTATCACTCGGCCGTCGCTGCCGGTAAGGCCATGCTGGCCCAGGAACCGATCGCCGACGCCTCGGGCCTGAAGGGGAAGATCATCTGCTTCGGCGACTGGGGAACCGATCGCCCCCGGGGCGGCGATCTGCCATACATCGTCGCCAAAGGTGGCCTGACGACCATGACCCTGGCAATGGCCAAGGAACTCGCCCCCCACGTCGCGGTCAACCTGATTCAGCCGGGGACGATCGTTCCCTGGCCGGAGATGACCAACGAGCAACGGCAAGAGATTCTTCGGGCCACCCCCCTGGCCCGGCTTGGTTCGGCCGAAGACGCCAACCATCTGGTGCTCTATTTGCTTGAAGGCACTGATTTTGCAACGGGTGGCTGTTATCGGATCGACGGCGGACGCTACCTGGGCACCGACGACGAACCTTCCTGATCGAACACGTTTACTGGTTGAATCCACCGAAACGATTTGCCTGAAACAGGGGTCGGCGCGATACAATACGAAACCAAGGAACCTTGGACAGCGTCCATGAGTTTCACGCGCATGGCGGACCAGGGTGATTTCCATTGGGAGCATCGGGTACGGTGATCGCCGGAGAGCTTCGGACAGTCTTGAACGTCCATGGCGACGGTGAAACCCGTGAGGCCGTGTCTCGGCTGCTCGTGGGCGAAGGGTTGCGGAGTCGGGACGTTCCCTCGACGGCCGAGGCCCGCGCCGCCCTGGCTGGTCCCGAGGCCCGGGATGCCGGACTCATCTTGCTCGACGCGTCGCTCGACGAGGCGGAATCGTTCTGTCGCGAGGTGCTGCGATCGACCCCTTCCGTGCCCCTGGTGCTGACCCGAGCCCAGGACACGCCCTTATCGGAAGGGCTCTCCTCCCTTGCGGTCGAAGTCCTAGACCGTCCGCCCGATGAATCGCGATGGCTCGCCGCGATTCGAGCCTGGACTCGGGTCGGCGGTCGAGTGCAGGAACTCGGTGCCGAGGCCGAGCGCTGGCGGTCGATCTTCGAGGCGATCGACGAGGGGATGGCCCTGCTCGACCCCGATGGCCGGATTCGATGGTGCAACATCGCGCTGGCCGGCTTACTTCGAGACAAGCCGACGGCCTTGCTCGGCCAGCGGCTGAGCGATCGGGCGGCGCACCTCATCCCCCCGGGCCGCCAGTGGCCCCACGATCGAACCCTTCGCAGCGGTTCCCGGAGCCGGGACGAGTGGGAACTGGAGCATCACTGGTTCCGATCGGCCGCCGCCCCGGTCCGAAACGCGATCGGTTCCCTGAGCGGGGTCGTCACCACCATCGAAGACGTGTCGCACGAGGTGCGGCTCCGCCAGCGAATCGCCCAGGTCGAAGCCGAGGCCGAGGCCCGTTCCGAACGGATCGATCGGCTCGAACGTGATGCCAGGCTCTATCAGGCGCTCGCCGGCATTCCCGTTCGCCCCGAGGATCTGGGGGCTCCGCGTCATCTCCCGCTGAGCCGCGAAATGCCCGAGGTCTTTTGCGATGCTCTGGAAGACTTCGGACGCGTGCTCGATCTGCGCTTGCTCCGCCGCAGCTACCAGACGCAACACCAGCCCGACGGCTCGGCCATCCTGAGCGCCCTGGCCGAGCGGCTTGCCACCGCCGGCGCGGGGCCGCGCGACGTGATCGAATTGCACGCGATGGCCCTTCGACAGCGCTCCTCCGGCACGAAAGCTGCAAAAGTGAATGTGTATGCCGAGGAAGCTCAACTTGCCGTGCTAGAGTTAATGGGCCGTCTTGCCGAACACTATCGCGCCGGTCTCGCCGCCGCGACTCGCAATGAAGCGGTCGCATCGGATCGGTCCCCGGATTTCTCGGAGTGACCGTCTATGGACCGTTATCTCTTAAAATTGTACATCACGGGCCTGACCTCCCGATCGCAACGCGCCGTCGCGACGTTGCAGCGCCTCTGCGATTCGGAGTTGTCCGGCAGGTATGACCTGCTGGTCGTCGATGTACTCGAACAACCCGAGCTGGCCGAGCAAGACAAGGTGCTTGCTACGCCCACGGTGATCAAGGAACACCCCGAGCCGCAACGCCGAATTATCGGCGATCTCTCCGACGCGGCTCGCGTGCTGGCGGCGCTCGATCTCCATGCGAGCGAGACGCACGCCCCGGTCACGGATTCCCGCGTCAAGGAGGCCGATTGAACCTTCCATGTCGATCTCGAAGCTCCCTACGGAAATCCACGGATTCGACCTCATCGCCTGCGGTGGCCTTCCCGAAGGCCGGGTGACACTGGTGGCCGGATCGTCCGGCAGTGCCAAGACGGTCTTCGGCGCCCAGTTTCTGGCCGCTGGGATCATGAAGCGCGATGAGCCAGGGGTCTTCGTCACCTTCGAGGAAACCCCAGAGGACCTGCGGCGCAACTTCGGCGGCCTCGGCTGGGACATCCCCTCGTGGGAAGCGCAGGGCCGTTGGGCCTTTGTCGATGTCTCTCCCGATCCAGGGGAACAACCCGTCTTTGCCGGCGGCTACGACCTGGGCGCCCTGATGGCCCGCGTGCAATACGCGGTCAAGAAAGTCGGCGCGAAGCGCCTGGTCCTCGATGCCATCGGGGCCTTCTTCGGTCAGTTTCCCGACCAGCACACCGTCCGGTCCGAGCTGTTCCGGATGACCCGAGCCTTGCGATCGCTGGGCGTGACCTCGCTCATCACGGCCGAGCGAGGCGAGGAGTACGGCTCCGTCTCACGCTACGGCGTCGAGGAATTCGTCTCGGATAACGTCATCATCCTCCGCAACGTGCTCGACGAGGAAGTCCGCCGCCGAACGCTCGAAATCCTCAAATTCCGCGGCACCGACCACTTGAAAGGGGAGTGGCCCTTCACGATCGTCCCCGAACGCGGGATCGTCGCGATTCCGCTGGCCGCCCTGGAGCTGAAGCAAAAATCGTCCGACGTGCGCATCTCGTCGGGCAATGCCGACATCGACCGCATGTGCGGCGGCGGCTTCTTCCGCGATTCGATCGTCCTGGTCAGCGGGGCCACGGGCACGGGCAAGACCTTGCTCTCGACCGAGTTCATCGCCGGAGGAGCCCGCAGCGGCGAGCGCAGCCTT
Proteins encoded in this region:
- a CDS encoding ArnT family glycosyltransferase → MRIVIRLLLIGVFLIALVRAGLFLGNAWFTVGNPLDVYHLEAQMVHLAWRVQHDRVMYPEWHNDPHVMNVFGPLYFLLVGGIGRLLDSDLDGLYRIGRLISLGSALLASLIVGVASGSRGGKGAGIFAGLLTLGAAPLYGFGVMVRADLMADTLGIAGFLLAVGRASRWRYALGAFLLVAAIFTKQTMGLYLIAAVLAAMGTGRMRWGLTLAATAGAVTLAIIAAVTLTVEPLFARELFGAAETPILLTDWQRTLSRLWQLGPELPILALVGVVLWTVPRGLPERSLAVLAGVVLTGAIVLAMKSGSDLNYFLGLRLVAAMAGGAVWGWAVSLVRNPGPIRPGTAVLSIVGLVGLGASLLPSLDHSYAQYQSAQSIHGYFSTVGRPVLAQFRQIFELAEDPDIRLLTESGMVAAHQGDRAAFVDPWLFRILVETGKIEPAAIRERLESREYNYIITTKDLYDETDPYDTYGFGLPPELAEAARRNYTFAGVSAGLFLYVPRRSGEPSERE
- a CDS encoding DinB family protein → MNAKDAIRNTIDMSAMIVDSYLKDLSDADLLVRPVEGMNHMAWQIGHLIGSERHFVELIKPGTSPALPADFLEGHGRDKFTEDDPAKFYSVAKYQELWGAQRQATLALLDSFSDADLDRTDAEKFPPFAPTVGALMNMVGAHPLMHAGQFVAVRRKLGKPVSI
- a CDS encoding TolB family protein — translated: MTLPIALTAALLAPIFALDPTPQEQRPSSSSGRSYGGPGGPPGAEEMTPEQVAANESRHLKNIRQVTYGFAKAGEGYYSPDGNAIIFQAAEYPEPSTLQPPPPDWDAYQIYTVPLTPGATPKLVSTGKGKCTCAYFHPDGQSILFASSHLDPALADGSAEGEREAAPAYSRSERYAWDFDPHMDIFRAEPDGSNLVRLTDAPGYDAEGSYSPDGSQIVFTSFRDGDADIYVMDADGSNVRQITDAPGYDGGPFFSPCGKYLIYRSDRAENDLLQLFINTVDGQNERQLTDNEHVNWGPYFHPNGRFIAYSTSKHGHFNYEIYLMDLETGDEQRITFAPGFDGLPVFSPDGTKLMWTSKGRTADNTSQLFIADFVLDSDTEQ
- a CDS encoding cob(I)yrinic acid a,c-diamide adenosyltransferase, whose product is MPKIYTKTGDDGTTGLLGPGRVGKDDLRIEAYGTVDELNAILGVARSTTAISLDLDRKLSQIQEELFTVGAALADPAPEGPFHNSVPRAFTQRIEHEIDHVESSLPTLQHFILPGGSPTASQLHLARTICRRAERVTVALSHAEGQHVPSNLVIYLNRLSDYLFVLARSANAEAGVADVPWRGL
- a CDS encoding SDR family NAD(P)-dependent oxidoreductase; translated protein: MKLAGASILITGGRRVGASLARLLADRGAKLAMTFRTSRDTIEQTLDDCRARGAADTLAIAADLADPDQAERAVRLVVERFGRIDALVNMASIYERTPFADLTPEHYDRMIAANLSAPYHSAVAAGKAMLAQEPIADASGLKGKIICFGDWGTDRPRGGDLPYIVAKGGLTTMTLAMAKELAPHVAVNLIQPGTIVPWPEMTNEQRQEILRATPLARLGSAEDANHLVLYLLEGTDFATGGCYRIDGGRYLGTDDEPS
- a CDS encoding PAS domain-containing protein: MIAGELRTVLNVHGDGETREAVSRLLVGEGLRSRDVPSTAEARAALAGPEARDAGLILLDASLDEAESFCREVLRSTPSVPLVLTRAQDTPLSEGLSSLAVEVLDRPPDESRWLAAIRAWTRVGGRVQELGAEAERWRSIFEAIDEGMALLDPDGRIRWCNIALAGLLRDKPTALLGQRLSDRAAHLIPPGRQWPHDRTLRSGSRSRDEWELEHHWFRSAAAPVRNAIGSLSGVVTTIEDVSHEVRLRQRIAQVEAEAEARSERIDRLERDARLYQALAGIPVRPEDLGAPRHLPLSREMPEVFCDALEDFGRVLDLRLLRRSYQTQHQPDGSAILSALAERLATAGAGPRDVIELHAMALRQRSSGTKAAKVNVYAEEAQLAVLELMGRLAEHYRAGLAAATRNEAVASDRSPDFSE
- a CDS encoding circadian clock KaiB family protein, which encodes MDRYLLKLYITGLTSRSQRAVATLQRLCDSELSGRYDLLVVDVLEQPELAEQDKVLATPTVIKEHPEPQRRIIGDLSDAARVLAALDLHASETHAPVTDSRVKEAD
- the kaiC gene encoding circadian clock protein KaiC; the protein is MSISKLPTEIHGFDLIACGGLPEGRVTLVAGSSGSAKTVFGAQFLAAGIMKRDEPGVFVTFEETPEDLRRNFGGLGWDIPSWEAQGRWAFVDVSPDPGEQPVFAGGYDLGALMARVQYAVKKVGAKRLVLDAIGAFFGQFPDQHTVRSELFRMTRALRSLGVTSLITAERGEEYGSVSRYGVEEFVSDNVIILRNVLDEEVRRRTLEILKFRGTDHLKGEWPFTIVPERGIVAIPLAALELKQKSSDVRISSGNADIDRMCGGGFFRDSIVLVSGATGTGKTLLSTEFIAGGARSGERSLLFAFEESREQLFRNAAGWGADFATLEAQGLLKVLCTYPESTTLEDTLILIKETVEEFQPDRIAVDSLSALERVAPVKSFREFVIGLTSAIKDKEVPALFTATTDSLLGGSSITEAHISTITDSIILLRYVELFGEIRRGMTVLKMRGSWHEKVIREFTIDGSGLHLGHPFRNVSGILSGMLSHAGSSPSNRIDDLFQDDPPPPPAH